Within the Saccharopolyspora gloriosae genome, the region GCAGCTCGGCTATGTGGCTCGACGCGAGTGAGGAGATGAAGCTGTGCGCTTCCTCGCCGGCCTCGTAGCGGAGGCCAGTGCTCGACGTGCGCATGTCGATCAGTCCGGCGCGCAGCATCACCCGCAGCCCCTCGTTGACGTTCGCGCGCCGCACACCCAACTCTCCGGCGTGTAGGGCGTGGGAAGGATGAATATTGGGTGGCCCGCCGAGTTCGGCAGTGTGCAGCACGCAGTGGTCAAGCAGAACCAAGTGGTTGATATCCAGTTGCTCCGGATACGCCTCGGTCAGCATTACCAGGACCCGGACCCCGTACTCCAAGGGGCCGTTGAGTGGAGGTCTCACGGCTCCTCCATCCAGGTCAGCCGGTCGTCATTGGCGAGCT harbors:
- a CDS encoding ABC-three component system middle component 2, with product MRPPLNGPLEYGVRVLVMLTEAYPEQLDINHLVLLDHCVLHTAELGGPPNIHPSHALHAGELGVRRANVNEGLRVMLRAGLIDMRTSSTGLRYEAGEEAHSFISSLASSHIAELRNRSQWVVEQFGTLSEEEIREQTAAIVSSRPGDGDTSDSERGTGTWSG